From a region of the Panicum virgatum strain AP13 chromosome 2K, P.virgatum_v5, whole genome shotgun sequence genome:
- the LOC120675665 gene encoding phosphatidate cytidylyltransferase 1-like, producing the protein MQRDSGAGDATPGTPSPTHGGRLRHRKRSSEVISDVNKSNGANLLLNDQNKYKSMLVRTYSSLWMMAGFVFLIYMGHLYIWAMVVVIQIFMAKELFNLLRKANEDRQLPGFRMLNWHFFFTAMLFTYGRFLSRQLVNTVTSDKLLYKLVSGVIKYQMFICYFLYIAGFVWFIVTLKKKAYKYQFSQYAWTHMILLMVFAQSSFTVANIFDGIFWFLLPASLIAINDVAAYFFGFFFGKTPLIKLSPKKTWEGFIGASVTTMLSAFVLANFMGHFQWLTCPRKDLSTGWLHCDPGPMFTPESYRLSGWMPQSFPWREVAIMPVQWHGLALGWFASIIAPFGGFFASGFKRAFKFKDFGDSIPGHGGFTDRMDCQMVMAVFAYIYYQSFVMVQDLSVETILEQILRNLTVEEQHDLYEQLGKLLARAN; encoded by the exons ATGCAGAGGgacagcggcgccggcgacgcgacGCCGGGCACCCCGAGCCCGACGCACGGCGGCCGCCTCAGGCACCGGAAGCGCTCCAGCGAG GTTATCAGCGACGTGAACAAGTCCAATGGCGCCAACCTGCTCTTGAACGACCAGAACAAGTACAAGTCGATGCTAGTCCGGACCTACTCCTCGCTGTGGATGATGGCTGGGTTCGTGTTCTTGATATACATGGGGCATCTCTACATCTGGGCCATGGTGGTGGTCATACAAATATTCATGGCCAAGGAGCTCTTCAACCTGCTTAGGAAGGCCAACGAGGATCGGCAGCTCCCGGGATTTAGGATGCTGAACTG GCATTTTTTCTTTACTGCAATGCTGTTTACATATGGCCGGTTCCTTAGCCGGCAGCTTGTCAACACTGTCACTTCAGATAAGTTGCTGTACAAGCTGGTGAGCGGGGTCATCAAGTATCAGATGTTTATTTGCTACTTCCTCTACATAGCAG GTTTTGTCTGGTTTATTGTCACGCTAAAGAAAAAGGCATACAAATACCAGTTCAGTCAGTATGCATGGACTCATATGATCCTTCTGATGGTATTTGCGCAGTCATCTTTCACTGTGGCAAACATATTCGATGGAATATTCTG GTTCCTCCTACCAGCTTCATTAATTGCTATCAATGATGTTGCTGCATATTTCTTTGGATTCTTCTTTGGGAAAACACCCTTGATTAAGCTCTCTCCAAAGAAAACATGGGAAGGCTTTATAGGTGCATCAGTGACAACCATGCTTTCTGCATTTGTG CTTGCTAATTTCATGGGCCATTTCCAGTGGTTGACATGCCCAAGAAAG GACTTGTCAACTGGATGGCTTCATTGCGACCCAGGTCCCATGTTTACACCAGAAAGTTATAGGTTATCAGGATGGATGCCACAATCG TTTCCCTGGCGAGAAGTTGCAATTATGCCTGTTCAATGGCATGGCTTAGCTCTTGGCTGGTTTGCTTCAATAATAGCACCATTTGGGGGGTTTTTTGCAAGTGGCTTCAAGAGGGCATTCAAATTTAAG GATTTTGGGGACAGCATACCTGGCCATGGTGGATTTACAGATAGGATGGATTGCCAA ATGGTCATGGCTGTCTTTGCATACATCTATTATCAATCATTTGTGATGGTACAGGACCTGTCTGTTGAGACCATCCTGGAGCAG ATACTAAGGAATCTCACCGTTGAGGAGCAGCATGATCTATATGAACAGCTCGGCAAGTTACTGGCGCGAGCAAACTGA
- the LOC120675678 gene encoding pentatricopeptide repeat-containing protein At4g02750-like: MPSPPPAPGLLPRRHSVTALLPRLRVAAGPASPRLLLLQSMALVLTSGLSSHPALASRLLNSLLPHVPCHRLPALLRLLPRDHLTLLLLSSVKHRRHAHSLPAACALHALALASGHLPSDLRLANSLLSLYLSLGSPASARRLLADIPRPDTVTWNTLLRACLRMGLLPAARRLFDEMPERDLVSYNSMLAGYAAEGDVVGARELFAEMPERDVVTWNSMLAGYTQLGDMESAKKMFDAMPVRDVVSWNSMLDGYAQAGDIKMARMVFDGMPRRSIVSWNVVLALYAKVKDWRECLRLFDAMMAVGESIPNEKTFVSVLTACGNLGDLERGKWVHGLVRERWEKLVPDVLLFTALLTMYAKCGVMGTAKEIFDSMSEKSVASWNSMIIGYGLHGQSEKALELFMEMEKNGPQPNETTFICILSSCAHGGLVLEGWWCFDRMVRFYNFEPKAEHFGCMMDLLGRAGLLKDSEKLINNLQVKVSPALWGTLIAATRTQDSSKFGEFVGKKLIEMKPAEFSSYVLLSNIYAAEGRWDDVEKVRKVMKEKVVEKDVGMSLVGSSEPHPDAEDGISFQKNSVMLSMLGEMGLRVKQPSEVSDYRREAC, encoded by the coding sequence ATGCCTTCCCCACCACCGGCACCGGGCCTCCTCCCCCGACGCCACTCGGTCACCGCCCTGCTGCCGCGtctccgcgtcgccgccgggccggcctcgccgcgcctcctcctcctccagtccATGGCGCTCGTCCTCACCTCGGGCCTCTCCTCCCACCCGGCCCTCGCCTCCCGCCTCCTCAactccctcctcccgcacgtCCCGTGCCACCGCCTCCCCGcactcctccgcctcctcccgcgcGACCACCTCACGCTCCTGCTCCTCTCCTCCGTCAagcaccgccgccacgcgcactccctccccgccgcctgcgcgctccacgccctcgccctcgcctccggccacctcccctccgacctccgcctcgccaaCTCCCTCCTCTCGCTCTACCTCTCCCTCGGCTCCccggcctccgcgcgccgcctcctcgccgacaTCCCCCGCCCCGACACCGTCACCTGGAACACCCTCCTCCGCGCCTGCCTCCGCATGGGCCTCctgcccgccgcgcgccgcctgtTCGACGAAATGCCGGAGCGGGACCTCGTCTCGTACAATTCCATGCTGGCTGGGTACGCGGCTGAGGGGGACGTGGTCGGCGCCCGGGAGCTCTTCGCTGAGATGCCAGAGAGGGACGTGGTTACGTGGAACTCGATGCTCGCTGGTTATACTCAGCTAGGGGACATGGAGAGCGCCAAGAAGATGTTCGATGCAATGCCAGTGAGGGATGTTGTGTCGTGGAACTCGATGCTGGATGGGTACGCCCAGGCCGGGGACATCAAGATGGCGCGAATGGTTTTTGATGGCATGCCAAGGAGGAGCATTGTCTCGTGGAATGTTGTTCTCGCATTATATGCAAAGGTGAAAGACTGGCGCGAGTGCCTGAGGCTGTTTGATGCGATGATGGCTGTGGGGGAAAGCATTCCAAATGAGAAGACGTTTGTGAGTGTTCTGACGGCCTGTGGTAATTTGGGAGATTTGGAGAGGGGGAAATGGGTGCATGGCTTGGTCCGCGAGAGGTGGGAGAAACTTGTGCCAGACGTACTACTGTTTACTGCACTGCTGACAATGTATGCCAAGTGCGGGGTGATGGGGACAGCCAAGGAGATATTTGATTCGATGAGCGAAAAGAGTGTTGCATCCTGGAACTCAATGATCATCGGGTATGGATTGCATGGGCAGAGCGAGAAAGCCCTAGAGTTGTTCATGGAGATGGAGAAAAATGGGCCTCAACCGAATGAGACGACTTTCATATGCATTTTGAGCTCGTGTGCTCATGGAGGCCTGGTGCTTGAAGGCTGGTGGTGTTTCGATAGGATGGTCAGGTTCTACAATTTTGAGCCCAAGGCTGAGCACTTTGGCTGTATGATGGATCTCCTTGGTCGTGCTGGACTGCTCAAAGATTCAGAGAAGCTCATCAATAATTTGCAGGTGAAGGTTTCACCTGCATTATGGGGCACTCTAATAGCAGCCACTCGAACTCAGGACAGCTCCAAATTTGGAGAGTTTGTTGGAAAGAAATTGATTGAAATGAAGCCAGCAGAGTTCAGCTCCTACGTGCTTCTGTCAAATATTTATGCTGCAGAAGGCAGATGGGATGATGTTGAAAAAGTGAGAAAGGTGATGAAGGAGAAGGTGGTGGAAAAAGATGTAGGGATGAGCCTTGTAGGATCAAGTGAGCCTCATCCTGATGCTGAAGATGGCATTTCATTTCAAAAGAATTCTGTGATGCTCTCGATGTTGGGTGAGATGGGTCTGCGTGTGAAACAACCATCTGAGGTGTCAGACTATCGGAGGGAAGCTTGTTAG